TCCCGCAACGCCGCGACGTGTCCCTCGGGCCTTGACCGGTTCGCCGGGTCGATGGTGACGCTCGCCCGGGACTTTGCGTCGCCGCGATTCCTCGAGGAGCCCAACTTTCACCCGCACGCGACGCAGCTCATCAACTCGACCGCCGCCTGCGTCGACCAGATCGCCGGCTGCTTCAACGACGTCGTCACGCTGATCGACCGGGAGAGGCTGGTCGGGAACGAGAGGGCTCTGTTCTCGTaccagagcggcggcgagaacaCGGCGTCGCATACTCCGCCGTCGGGGCCCGGGGGTGGTAATGGGCGGAGGGGCGCcagggaaagggaaaggaaCAGGAAAGCGAGTGGAGGCGgagcgaggaagaagggcaGCAGTAACGGGGACAAGGGAAactcgttgtcgtcgtcatcgtcaaagGTGCAGACGACGGCCGTCACCGCGTCGGTGGTGTCTGGGAACTACTTTGCAAAAGTCGAGCTGTACGCCAACTCGAGACTGCCCCTGAATCTCCCACCGCTGAGACTGTAAGTCtacaaccccccctccccctacCAGACAGACCGTCAAGACGACCTAAGAGTGCCCCCAGAGAAAGTTGTACTGACATGCACCAGATACATGCCGACCTGGCCGCTCCTCTGCCTCGCGGCGCAGTACGCAGAACGCGTGTACGAGCAGCCCAGGGGCGCGGAGCGCGACGCCCACGTCTCGGCCGACTGGAAGACGGGCACCAAGGCCATGGTCATCAAGTCGGTGCCCATGGACCACATGGACAccatcgtcttcgccatccGCGGCTCCGCCACCTTCATGGACTGGGCCGTCAACCTCAACGCggcgcccgcctcgcccgcgggcttcctcgacgacgagggcaacTCGTGCCACGCCggcttcctcgccgtcgcgcgCAAGATGgtcggccccgtcgccgcccgcctgcgccagctcctcgaggaggacccCGGCCGGAGCGCCTACAGCCTGCTGATCACGGGCCActcggcgggcggcgccgtcgcgaGCCTGCTGTACGCGCACATGCTGGCCGAgtcgcggcgggcggcgagcgAGCTCAACACGCTGACGGCGCGCTTCAAGAGGGTGCACTGCGTCACTTTTGGGACGCCGCCCGTGAGTCTGCTGCCGCTGCGCCGGCCCGAGCGGCCCGAGCTGCGCAAGAGCCTGTTCCTGACGTTCGTGAACGAGGGGGACCCCGTCACGAGGGCGGACAAGGCGTATGTCAGGAGTCTGCTGGAGCTGTTTGCGtcgccggggccgccggggcaGTATGGGCAGACGGGTTCAGCGACGGTCGTTGCCACGGGGtcgaaggagagggagaaaaagaagaagaacaaggatgaagaggaagggggcGCGGGGGGTAGAAGAttggcggccagggcgagcGGGATGTCGCTGAGGCCGAGGGAGAACAGGGTGAAGGACCagtcgtcgacgaccggGAGGGTCCGGGACGACACGCAGGGGAAGCCGATCTGGCGCCTGCCGCCGAGCACGCTCAGCTCCCCGGGCCGGATCGTCGTGCTGCGCAGCGGGGACCCGCGGGCGAGGCTCAAGGACCGGAAGACGGTGAACGAGCGGCTGGACGAGGGGGTTGTCGCGCAGACGGTCTCGGATGAGGAGCTACGGGGGGTCGTCTGGGGGGATCCGGTGTGTCACGTCATGAGGCTGTATTCCGGGAGGATCGAGACGCTGGCCGTCGGGGCGGTTACCGGGCGGCATGGTTGAAGGAGACGGTGGTGGGCGAGGTTGGAGGACTCCATACGATAGGCGTTTGGGACTGGGTGGCACGTTTCGATCTGGGTGATACCATTGCTTGGCTGGTTAGAGTGAGTAGTTCGGATACCTTGAATGGACTTATGAGATATGACTGGCTACCTGAACTGAAGAGTTGCAAGATGCCGGATGCCGGATGTTGCCAAGCTTGAAAGCGTCAGATGACACATAGGGCGTAAGCCATGAGAGTGAGACTGGCATGCATGTGTACGATATGTCATGTTGTAACTAGGGAATCATACAACCTACCATTCTTGGCTTGGTTCATGTAAGAGCTTACCAGTTACACTTCTAGCTTTTTAGGCTGCAGAGTTGTGGGATTAAACATGCCAGTTTATACACGCCTGAACGCCGTTCTAATGTAACACCAACGGATTAGGCTTGAGCTTCGAcgtttggggggggggggggggggttgagatGAATTTGTCTGTATCTATGTCAGATCGTATAAACAGAAGCTCTCCTTTTTTAGCTATAGGCACAAGGGATGTCTTTTCAAATCTAATGCAAGCCGCTCTCTATCACAGATGAAAAACTAACACTTCGTATTCTTCTTTCCCATTACTACCTTGCCACGTACGCTCCGTGACATACTTAGTCCACCCGTTGTACTtcaccgtcgacgacagcCACCTTGCGCGTCAGCCACTTGTGCTGGCGCAGCGTGAACAGCGCGTACACCTTGACACACGATACGTAGTAgtggacgccgacgacgagcggcAGGACCAGCCAGTCCCTCGGCACGCGGCGCATGTGCGGCAGCATCTTGAGCGCTTGCTGGACGTGTTGCCAGATAAGCATGGCGATCGCGATCTTCCACCGCGTcgggccgtcgacgaagacCAGCGCGCCCAGCTTGGCCAGCGTCGAGAGCGGCGCCACCGACCGgagcaccagcagcaccgcCAGGAACGGGTGGCGCCAGACCCAGCCCTCCCAGAGGGCGCGCAGGTCGCTGCGGAAGCTGTTGCGGCTCCAGCGCACGCGCTGCtggacgaagccggcgaAGTCGGGCTTGAAGGTCGAGTGGACGTGGGCGTCGAGCTGGACCCAGGTGGCGTAGCCGCTGCGCAGCACGAGGCACGTGTAGcgcttgtcgtcgccgctcATGCAGCGCGTGCCCATGAAGGTCTCGTTGAGGAACGGCTCCCGCAGCCCCTGGAGCAGCCGCGTGCGGTAGACGGCGGTGCGGCCCGAGAGGCAGCTGACGGCGCGGCCCCAGCGCGTCGCGGCCGGcacctcgccggcgtagCGCATGTCGAGGTACATGTCGGCGATGCGCTCCCACACcgtggccgcggcgccgtccgTCGGGTACATGTGCTGCCGcgtgccgacgccgccgatggaggcgtcggcgaaggGCATCTTGACCTTGCGGAGCACGTCGGGCTCCCATATGACGTCGCTGTCGACGAGCGCGACGAGGTccgtcgaggcggcgtcgacacccgccgccagcgccgcccgCTTGCCGGGGACGTCGATCGGCAtcacctcgacgccggcgccggcgtaCTCGCGCGCGACGGCCATGCAGCGCGTGTCGGtgacgtcgatgacggcgatgatgcgTTCCGGCTTGTTGGCGACCCACGACTCGAGCGCGAGCCGGAACAGCGCCGGGTCCTCGTTGTAGACCGGCGTCACGATCGTCGCCGTGGTGTCGTAGTCGTTCTCGATCGGCCGGTAGAATAGCGCCGAGATGCGTGTGAGGAACCACATCGGGGAGACGGCGATCGAGCCCGGTCTTGTGTTTCGGTGAACGGCTCTCTGGAGGGGGTAGTTAGTTCCAGGAGGACAAATTACAACTATGGGAATAAAAAACGGGTTGGAGGGCGGGATATCTGACTTGCGGGCAGGCAGGCTGGCAGGCACAGTTATTCACGGCTTTTCACAACAAAAGGCACGCAAGCCAACGTGTTCCGCCAAGAGTTCGATTACGATACCCGGTTTCAGGAGTTCCAGTCAAGAGCTATATACATGCGTTTCTGAGGTGATTGTCCTCAGGGTAGGTGTCCTGTATAATGCTGGAATATACATGTTGACGCCCCGTGAGCAGTCAAGGATATACACATAGCCGGCACAATATCACTCACCGCAACCCCCATGTCTTCCTGTCCCCTGCCGCCTAGATGGAATAAGATTATTTTGTTTCTCGCTAGTTGAGATTACTGTGACATTGACAATTCCCGAGCACAACAAGGTTGACAAGGAAAGGGGAAGTTGTCGGAGGTGATTGCAATGACCGAGTTGCTTTCACTAGGCCGAAAGAGGGATAAACGCGGAGAATTTCAGAAACTCtcgcccgtcgaggagagATGGGAGACACAGGAATGTGGATGAACAAGGCTTTGAGTTGGTGAAGTTGAGATATACATCGTAGTAGAAACAAGGGTTCCACTTTTTATACAACGGACGACCCATGTTCAGGACAGAGCCCAACATcggcggccgtcgccatcgagtCAAGAGGCATGGATAATTGAACCTTCTGGGGGTACCTTGTAGAAGCAGCGGTTTGAATTGTTCGTGTACCTGTACAACCAGTCAGTGGCCACTGAAATAGACTTCGACCCCCTGGCACGCTGATGGACTGAAAGTCCGCCTCGGGACCTAATTCCAAGATAGGCGCGGCTGGATCTTGATGGGCAGCTGCATTCTGGAATCGGAGGCAGCCGGATTCCAGTCATGCAAAACAAAAACAGCCAATCCAAGGGATCATTGAGTGGGCAGCATCAGTTGGGTTTGGTAAAATTCAAAGATCCAGACAGACCTTCGTGAGGTGTATGGATTGGTGATGCTGTTATTGTTTTTATGTTGGGCTATAACTTTGAAGTTAATCTCATCGCAACTTTCTCATCTGGAAGTGAAAAAAGTAGTGTGCGTCAACGAGATGCTGTAAAAGCAAGTCGACATTTCCAAGAACTAAACAGTGGTAGACCAAATTCACTTGCACATTCACATCAATAGACGTCTTGTTTCTTTTGGGTAAAAAACGTCACAAGTGTCGTATTCCGGTATAAATACCAACGCCATGGACTAGTCCCTTGATGCAAATCAACAGCCAGACACGGCCTGCTCTAAGATCACTTCTACATGACATTCAGTTCTAATACGCTATTGCCCTCAATGATTTGGCGTGCGATACGACACCGCCTCCGGTCACAGAATAGTCGGCGTCAACTTGCCCACTTCTAACAGCAGCTCCTCCGGCTCCTCGAGCGCGCCACCGCGCCGGCGTACCGCGTCGAGCACGGCGTCGATCTTGTCGGGCGACGGGACGGCCGGGACGCTCGACTCGAGCCTGCGGTTGACCTCGATCGTCGACTCGAGCATCAGGTGGCCCACGCCCAGCCCGCGCGCGAACTGCAGAAACGCCTCCGTGTCCTTGGGCAGGCACGCGCCGCCGTacggcacgccgccgcgggTGCCGTAGAGAGGGTTCCACATGCCCTCGGCGCTGCGggacacggcggcgccgacgaggtggccgtcgaggccgaccttGGCGCAGATGGCGTGCACCTCGTTGAAGTAGCTGATCTTGACCGCGTTGTAGACGTTGTTGACGTACTTGatcatctcggcctcggtcggCGTGCAGTGGACGACCGCGGCGCCGAACGGCCGGTACAGCTcgtccatcgtcgccgccgtgcgcgcgtcgttggcgccgacgacggtgatCCACGGCCGCGCGAAGTCCTGTTCGTTGCTGGCGGCGCGCAGGAACTCGGGGTTCATGGCCAGGCCGAACCCCAGGCTGAGCTGCTTGCCAGAGGCGCGCTCGAGGATGGGCGCGATGTgcttctccgtcgtcgtcgggggaACGGTGCTgcgcaccaccaccgtcacgAAGTTGTCTGTTGTCGCGAGGCCacggccgacgtcgagcgcgGCGGCTTCGATGTAGTCGAGCACGACGCGGCCGTCAACTGTCGG
This genomic interval from Colletotrichum higginsianum IMI 349063 chromosome 9, whole genome shotgun sequence contains the following:
- a CDS encoding vegetative cell wall protein gp1; this encodes MGFFNRKKARNTAPDPVPVPMPVKPASCVKARAQYHASPPQVSQYVTSTTQTPTYWHPQPQQPGLYQHPPPPYYHPPPPPPQQQQLQVQQHRPQGWSQYPQHGQYAAPVVVNQHYYNLPAPTSTALVPFLPPPAAVAAAASTVNTNPYSSSRNAATCPSGLDRFAGSMVTLARDFASPRFLEEPNFHPHATQLINSTAACVDQIAGCFNDVVTLIDRERLVGNERALFSYQSGGENTASHTPPSGPGGGNGRRGARERERNRKASGGGARKKGSSNGDKGNSLSSSSSKVQTTAVTASVVSGNYFAKVELYANSRLPLNLPPLRLYMPTWPLLCLAAQYAERVYEQPRGAERDAHVSADWKTGTKAMVIKSVPMDHMDTIVFAIRGSATFMDWAVNLNAAPASPAGFLDDEGNSCHAGFLAVARKMGERDVAEAEGEQGEGPVVDDREGPGRHAGEADLAPAAEHAQLPGPDRRAAQRGPAGEAQGPEDGERAAGRGGCRADGLG
- a CDS encoding glycosyltransferase family 2, translated to MWFLTRISALFYRPIENDYDTTATIVTPVYNEDPALFRLALESWVANKPERIIAVIDVTDTRCMAVAREYAGAGVEVMPIDVPGKRAALAAGVDAASTDLVALVDSDVIWEPDVLRKVKMPFADASIGGVGTRQHMYPTDGAAATVWERIADMYLDMRYAGEVPAATRWGRAVSCLSGRTAVYRTRLLQGLREPFLNETFMGTRCMSGDDKRYTCLVLRSGYATWVQLDAHVHSTFKPDFAGFVQQRVRWSRNSFRSDLRALWEGWVWRHPFLAVLLVLRSVAPLSTLAKLGALVFVDGPTRWKIAIAMLIWQHVQQALKMLPHMRRVPRDWLVLPLVVGVHYYVSCVKVYALFTLRQHKWLTRKVAVVDGEVQRVD
- a CDS encoding Udp-glucose 6-dehydrogenase; translation: MARIVVVGSGVVGQATGKGFAEKGHAVRFVDIDPATIEKLRSAGLVAMTASEVDWDDVDIVMLAVLTPTVDGRVVLDYIEAAALDVGRGLATTDNFVTVVVRSTVPPTTTEKHIAPILERASGKQLSLGFGLAMNPEFLRAASNEQDFARPWITVVGANDARTAATMDELYRPFGAAVVHCTPTEAEMIKYVNNVYNAVKISYFNEVHAICAKVGLDGHLVGAAVSRSAEGMWNPLYGTRGGVPYGGACLPKDTEAFLQFARGLGVGHLMLESTIEVNRRLESSVPAVPSPDKIDAVLDAVRRRGGALEEPEELLLEVGKLTPTIL